One Alcaligenes ammonioxydans DNA segment encodes these proteins:
- a CDS encoding Bug family tripartite tricarboxylate transporter substrate binding protein: MTIHMKLRVLLAGSLLGLSSLSGVSAQQPPKPECIAPAQPGGGFDLTCRVAVNGFLETKLLDNPMRTVYMPGGVGAVAYNHIVAQRPGDGNAIAAFSGGSLLNLAQGKFGKYSVDDVRWLASIGSDYGVAIVRDDSPYQDLKALMEAFKADPSKIVLGAGGSVGGQDWMKAALTARAANVDFRKMRFVAFEGGGEAMTALRGGHIQAYMGDAAEAHTMLEGGAPIRVLAVFNDKRLDGAMASIPTAKEQGFDIEWPIIRGFYVGPKVSDEQYQWWVQAFDKLMKTPEFARLQTQQGLFPFNMSGQELDTYVKQQVVQYRELADSFGLIKK; encoded by the coding sequence ATGACTATCCACATGAAACTACGGGTGCTGCTGGCAGGCAGCCTTTTGGGCCTGAGCAGCTTGAGCGGTGTGAGCGCCCAGCAACCACCTAAACCCGAGTGCATCGCGCCTGCTCAGCCGGGCGGCGGGTTTGATTTGACCTGTCGTGTAGCTGTGAATGGTTTTCTGGAAACCAAGCTGCTGGACAACCCCATGCGTACCGTTTACATGCCTGGTGGCGTAGGGGCGGTGGCCTATAACCACATCGTTGCGCAGCGCCCGGGTGACGGCAATGCAATCGCGGCGTTTTCGGGAGGCTCCTTGCTGAATCTGGCGCAGGGCAAATTTGGCAAGTATTCCGTAGACGATGTGCGCTGGCTGGCATCGATTGGCAGTGATTACGGGGTGGCCATTGTGCGTGACGACTCGCCCTACCAGGATCTGAAGGCGCTGATGGAGGCGTTCAAGGCCGACCCCAGCAAGATTGTGCTGGGTGCAGGTGGCTCGGTCGGTGGGCAGGACTGGATGAAAGCCGCGCTGACGGCGCGAGCAGCCAATGTGGATTTCCGCAAAATGCGCTTTGTCGCTTTTGAGGGCGGCGGTGAGGCCATGACAGCGTTGCGTGGCGGCCATATTCAGGCTTACATGGGCGATGCGGCCGAGGCTCACACCATGCTGGAGGGCGGCGCGCCCATCCGGGTCCTGGCGGTGTTCAATGACAAGCGGCTTGACGGCGCGATGGCCAGCATCCCTACCGCCAAAGAGCAGGGCTTTGATATCGAATGGCCGATTATCCGTGGCTTTTACGTCGGCCCCAAGGTTTCTGACGAGCAATATCAATGGTGGGTTCAAGCTTTTGACAAGCTCATGAAAACCCCGGAGTTTGCGCGTCTGCAGACTCAACAAGGCCTGTTTCCGTTCAATATGAGTGGCCAGGAACTGGATACCTACGTCAAGCAACAGGTGGTTCAGTACCGCGAATTGGCGGACTCGTTTGGTTTGATCAAGAAGTAA
- a CDS encoding sensor histidine kinase, with amino-acid sequence MALSSLRRTLLCMLIPVALLTSGVSLFVSSMMLKDQVNAAFDRALAGALKSMAANVTTISGGLAMEQSYYMMEYMEYTISSQVYFRIATEDGLSEIGFTGMPLPAKRLQSNQPVFYDAQYLGEPLRIAAVALESDGRLQTYQHSRVLIQAGENLSERDAFIRNVIFQNLIQDLAVLSLFIVLILVGTLLALRPLRKLSAEVRNRSPDNLEPISDVSLPREVRPLVQTINLHMERYARKSREQQQFLDDASHQLKTPLAVLLTQVDFALSLAKTAEMKEVLDAIQQRLNNTAQMTHQMVALSRVRDAADQLRVRAALGTVDLCQQAAQVVDELWSLARSRRQDLGLEAPSRPVRVAGEAWLVQQALSNMVSNAIKYCPKGARITVSVQQEGNVCRIQVEDDGPGMSADDMAKAGHRFRRGEAGKALQGSGLGLAIVQAIAQIHDARMSLQPGPGQRGLIVRLEFNALDS; translated from the coding sequence ATGGCCCTGAGCAGCTTGCGTCGTACTTTGCTGTGCATGTTGATCCCCGTGGCATTGCTGACATCGGGCGTGTCCTTGTTCGTGTCCAGCATGATGCTCAAGGATCAGGTGAACGCGGCCTTTGATCGGGCTCTGGCCGGGGCGCTCAAGTCCATGGCGGCCAATGTGACCACCATCAGTGGCGGCTTGGCGATGGAGCAGTCCTACTACATGATGGAGTACATGGAGTACACCATCAGCAGCCAGGTGTATTTTCGGATCGCCACCGAAGATGGGCTGTCGGAGATTGGGTTTACGGGCATGCCGTTGCCCGCCAAGCGATTACAGAGTAATCAGCCGGTTTTTTATGATGCCCAGTATTTGGGCGAACCCTTGCGAATCGCGGCGGTCGCACTGGAGTCGGACGGGCGACTGCAGACCTATCAGCACAGTCGGGTTTTGATACAGGCCGGTGAGAATCTCAGTGAGCGCGATGCCTTCATTCGCAATGTGATTTTTCAGAATCTGATTCAGGATCTGGCCGTGTTGAGCCTGTTTATTGTGCTCATTCTGGTCGGCACCTTGCTGGCCTTGCGTCCTTTGCGCAAGCTCAGCGCCGAGGTCAGGAACCGCTCTCCCGACAATCTGGAGCCGATCAGTGACGTCAGTCTGCCGCGCGAGGTACGGCCCTTGGTGCAGACCATCAACCTGCATATGGAGCGTTATGCCCGCAAGTCGCGAGAGCAGCAGCAGTTTCTGGATGATGCCTCTCATCAGTTGAAAACGCCTTTGGCGGTCTTGTTGACCCAGGTGGATTTTGCCTTGTCGCTGGCCAAGACCGCAGAGATGAAAGAGGTGCTCGATGCCATCCAGCAGCGTTTGAACAATACGGCGCAGATGACGCATCAGATGGTGGCCTTATCACGAGTGCGGGATGCGGCGGATCAACTACGGGTTCGGGCTGCATTGGGAACCGTGGATCTGTGTCAGCAGGCGGCACAGGTGGTCGATGAGTTATGGAGTCTGGCGCGGTCGCGCCGTCAGGACCTGGGGCTGGAAGCGCCTTCCCGACCGGTGCGGGTAGCAGGCGAGGCGTGGCTGGTGCAGCAGGCCCTCAGCAATATGGTCAGCAACGCGATCAAGTATTGTCCAAAAGGTGCTCGCATCACCGTGTCGGTACAGCAAGAGGGAAACGTGTGCCGTATACAGGTCGAGGATGATGGGCCGGGCATGAGTGCCGATGATATGGCCAAGGCGGGGCATCGCTTTCGTCGTGGCGAGGCGGGCAAGGCTTTGCAAGGGTCGGGGTTGGGGCTGGCCATCGTGCAGGCGATTGCCCAGATTCACGATGCCCGGATGAGCCTTCAGCCAGGGCCGGGCCAGCGTGGTCTGATCGTGCGCCTGGAGTTCAATGCCCTGGACTCTTGA
- a CDS encoding response regulator, whose protein sequence is MRILLIEDEPDLALWLTRSLQKKGFTVEWSNDGMVAYHRLRIEEFDALVLDLGLPGMDGRALLARLRSEDNRTPVLILTARDSLQERVGALECGADDFLPKPFRIEELMARVNALIRRSRGKEKPRMACASLAYDLSTQRFTLDGALLSVSPREAEVLRILVQRSGEPVNKQFILDRLNDKDEDEINIEAIEVLVHRLRKKLQDSDVHIVTLRGVGYCLEPVTDEEP, encoded by the coding sequence ATGCGTATTTTACTGATCGAAGACGAGCCTGATTTGGCCTTGTGGCTGACGCGCAGCTTGCAAAAGAAAGGATTTACGGTTGAATGGTCCAACGACGGAATGGTGGCCTATCACCGCTTGCGGATCGAGGAATTTGATGCCCTGGTACTGGACCTGGGGTTGCCGGGCATGGATGGTCGTGCTTTGCTGGCGCGCCTGCGCTCCGAGGACAACCGCACGCCCGTCCTGATTTTGACCGCGCGCGACTCGCTTCAGGAACGCGTGGGGGCGCTCGAGTGTGGGGCAGATGATTTTTTGCCCAAGCCTTTCCGGATTGAAGAACTGATGGCACGCGTCAATGCGCTCATACGCCGCAGCCGCGGCAAGGAAAAGCCCCGTATGGCCTGTGCGAGCCTGGCCTACGACCTGTCCACACAGCGCTTCACGCTGGATGGCGCTCTTTTGTCCGTGTCGCCGCGTGAGGCGGAGGTGTTGCGCATTCTGGTGCAGCGCAGCGGAGAGCCAGTCAATAAGCAGTTCATTTTGGACCGGCTCAACGACAAGGATGAGGATGAAATCAATATCGAGGCTATCGAAGTGTTGGTGCACCGTCTGCGCAAGAAACTGCAGGACTCGGATGTGCATATCGTGACCTTGCGCGGGGTCGGTTATTGCCTGGAGCCTGTCACGGATGAGGAGCCCTAA
- a CDS encoding LysR family transcriptional regulator, translating into MDLNLLLVFQCLMNERSVTKAANALFLTQGAVSASLRKLRVVFNDELFTRGSHGMTPTHRALEIAPQISEALKSISTLLTSDQDFDPTRSSRVFRIALSDDLENMLAKRMIRTANEQGWTISFSFYQTNSYLWPQSMQEHGADLAICSSPKFLSTMHKSQVLFSASYICIYDRHSVQFSSPISKQEYLHAHHGRVSFDGLRGFVDELFDAERLQRKVKASFTHFSGAINAIVGSPLVLTMPDYAARSFVECNSRLAVSPVPLRVPSFVVSMIWDINKEHDEESRWLRRFVLELTEPADH; encoded by the coding sequence ATGGATTTGAACCTGTTGCTGGTGTTTCAGTGTTTGATGAATGAGCGCAGCGTCACCAAGGCCGCCAATGCCTTGTTTCTGACCCAGGGAGCGGTCAGCGCGTCCTTGCGCAAGTTGCGGGTGGTCTTTAATGACGAGTTGTTCACGCGGGGCTCGCATGGCATGACTCCCACGCATCGCGCCTTGGAGATTGCTCCGCAGATATCCGAAGCCCTGAAAAGCATTTCGACGCTGCTGACCTCCGATCAGGACTTCGACCCCACTCGTTCCAGTCGGGTGTTTCGCATTGCCTTATCGGATGATCTGGAGAATATGCTGGCCAAACGCATGATCCGCACGGCCAACGAGCAAGGCTGGACCATCAGTTTTTCCTTCTATCAGACCAACAGCTATTTGTGGCCGCAAAGCATGCAGGAGCACGGGGCGGATCTGGCCATCTGCTCCAGTCCCAAGTTCCTGAGCACCATGCACAAATCACAGGTCCTGTTTTCGGCTTCTTATATCTGCATTTATGATCGCCATTCGGTGCAGTTCTCCAGTCCCATCAGCAAGCAGGAGTACCTTCATGCTCATCACGGCCGGGTGTCTTTTGACGGGCTGCGTGGTTTTGTAGATGAACTGTTTGATGCCGAGCGCCTGCAGCGCAAGGTCAAGGCCTCATTTACCCACTTTTCGGGGGCGATCAATGCGATTGTCGGCAGTCCTTTGGTGTTGACCATGCCGGACTATGCCGCCCGCTCCTTCGTGGAATGCAATAGCCGTCTGGCTGTCTCGCCAGTGCCACTGCGTGTGCCCTCGTTTGTAGTGTCCATGATCTGGGATATCAACAAGGAGCACGATGAGGAAAGCCGGTGGCTGCGTCGTTTTGTGCTGGAGTTGACCGAGCCGGCGGATCATTGA
- a CDS encoding MFS transporter — protein sequence MGTATTAPSHAKPAPPGQPGLSRKQVLAVGIGNFMEWFDFAIYGYFAAVIGSIYFPSDAAGVSLLSSLAVFAVGFVSRPFGALILGPIGDRFGRKTVLMITVFGMGVFTTLIGLLPGYATLGITAPILLVILRFLQGMMVGGEWSAAGIFLVESAPAHRRASAASVVTFTAGIAFLVGTATAAAINANLSDEQVYSWGWRVPFVLSIVMTFIAVFIRRKLNDTPVYHELQEKKANHTLERVSSKDKFNAFVLSFAFSALFLVSLYFFITYANNHLVSVLGLSKTNALWLCSASLVVYCILHPLVGRFSDRYGRRKLALFAAAGLTVMAYPIFLLMNTGKPALILLGLTILAFLVAISAVMNVVLLVEVFPASIRSTGAALGHNVSSALLAGPGPFIAAALIQYTGNPNVPAWYLAAVSLASLLILYTRLPETQHVDLSAG from the coding sequence ATGGGCACTGCTACCACCGCCCCTTCCCACGCCAAACCGGCCCCCCCAGGCCAGCCGGGTCTGAGCCGAAAACAAGTGCTTGCCGTAGGTATCGGCAACTTTATGGAATGGTTTGATTTCGCGATTTACGGCTACTTTGCAGCCGTCATTGGCAGCATCTATTTTCCATCCGACGCCGCCGGGGTTTCCCTGTTGTCGTCCCTGGCCGTATTTGCGGTGGGCTTTGTCTCACGTCCCTTTGGTGCACTGATTCTGGGTCCCATTGGTGACCGCTTCGGGCGCAAGACCGTGCTGATGATTACCGTCTTTGGCATGGGCGTCTTTACCACCTTGATTGGCCTGCTGCCCGGTTACGCCACCCTGGGTATCACAGCGCCTATCCTGCTGGTCATCCTGCGTTTTTTGCAAGGCATGATGGTGGGCGGAGAATGGTCGGCAGCCGGTATTTTCCTGGTGGAAAGTGCCCCCGCCCATCGTCGCGCCAGTGCCGCCAGCGTGGTCACCTTTACCGCCGGTATCGCTTTTCTGGTGGGGACCGCCACAGCAGCCGCCATCAATGCCAACCTGAGCGATGAGCAAGTCTACAGCTGGGGCTGGCGTGTACCTTTTGTGCTGTCCATTGTGATGACGTTCATTGCCGTCTTTATCCGTCGCAAGCTCAATGACACGCCGGTCTATCACGAGCTGCAGGAAAAGAAGGCCAACCACACCCTGGAGCGGGTTTCGTCCAAAGACAAGTTCAATGCCTTTGTCCTGTCCTTCGCATTTTCGGCCCTGTTCCTGGTGTCGCTGTATTTCTTCATCACCTACGCCAATAACCACCTGGTCTCCGTTTTGGGGCTGAGCAAGACAAATGCCCTGTGGCTGTGCAGTGCGTCCCTGGTGGTGTATTGCATCCTGCACCCGCTGGTTGGCCGTTTCTCGGACCGCTACGGACGACGCAAGCTGGCCTTGTTTGCCGCCGCTGGCCTGACCGTCATGGCCTACCCGATTTTCCTCTTGATGAACACTGGCAAACCGGCCCTGATCCTGCTTGGCCTGACCATTCTGGCCTTTCTGGTAGCCATCTCCGCCGTCATGAACGTGGTGCTGCTGGTGGAAGTATTCCCGGCGTCAATCCGCTCCACCGGCGCCGCCTTGGGCCACAACGTTTCATCGGCTCTGTTGGCCGGACCGGGCCCCTTCATTGCCGCGGCTCTGATCCAGTACACCGGCAACCCCAACGTACCGGCCTGGTATCTGGCCGCGGTATCCCTGGCGAGCTTGCTGATTCTGTATACCCGCCTGCCCGAAACTCAACATGTGGACCTGTCCGCGGGCTAA
- a CDS encoding carbon-nitrogen hydrolase family protein, translating into MSKVAVIQAASIPFDSASSVDKAATILQRVAANGATLAVFPEAFLGGYPKGISFGSVIGNRRPEGRALYQRYVEGAVTLGGPELEALAEAVTQTGVYTVMGVIEKMGRTLYCTALTLAPGKGVVGIHRKLMPTGQERLVWGFGDGSTMGAVDTPLGRLGSVICWENYMPALRQTMYAQGTEIYCAPTADDRPTWASSMIHIAVEGRVFVLSACQAIRLNAYPDAFQKEFALPGEFAPDSYVMHGGSMIVSPTGQVLAGPVFDEETELYAELDMDLLKQANLDFDVYGHYSRPDIFSLHVDTRAKQVVRLQTENSDE; encoded by the coding sequence ATGAGCAAAGTTGCTGTTATACAAGCGGCATCCATTCCCTTTGACTCTGCCAGCAGTGTCGACAAAGCCGCCACTATCTTGCAGCGCGTTGCGGCCAACGGCGCCACACTGGCGGTCTTTCCCGAGGCCTTTCTGGGGGGCTACCCCAAAGGCATCAGCTTTGGCAGCGTGATCGGCAATCGTCGTCCCGAAGGCCGCGCCCTGTATCAACGGTACGTTGAGGGTGCCGTCACCTTGGGCGGCCCTGAACTGGAAGCCCTGGCCGAGGCGGTCACCCAGACCGGTGTCTACACCGTGATGGGCGTAATCGAAAAAATGGGTCGCACCCTGTACTGCACCGCCTTGACGCTGGCTCCCGGCAAAGGCGTGGTGGGCATTCACCGCAAGCTGATGCCTACCGGACAGGAACGTCTGGTATGGGGGTTTGGCGATGGCTCCACCATGGGGGCAGTCGACACGCCACTGGGCCGTCTTGGCAGTGTGATCTGCTGGGAAAACTATATGCCGGCCCTGCGTCAGACCATGTACGCCCAGGGTACTGAAATCTACTGCGCGCCTACTGCTGACGATCGCCCCACCTGGGCCTCGTCCATGATCCACATTGCCGTCGAAGGCCGCGTGTTTGTGCTGTCCGCCTGCCAGGCCATCCGCCTGAACGCCTATCCCGACGCCTTTCAGAAGGAATTTGCTCTGCCCGGCGAATTTGCACCGGACAGCTACGTCATGCATGGCGGCAGCATGATCGTCAGCCCTACCGGCCAAGTGCTGGCCGGCCCGGTATTCGACGAAGAAACCGAGCTGTACGCCGAACTGGACATGGATTTGCTCAAGCAGGCCAATCTGGACTTTGATGTCTACGGCCACTACTCGCGCCCCGATATCTTCTCCCTGCATGTGGACACCCGTGCCAAACAGGTAGTAAGGCTGCAAACCGAAAACTCAGACGAGTAA
- the fdnG gene encoding formate dehydrogenase-N subunit alpha has product MVNMNRRQFFKVTGASLASSSMVLLGAAPTPAMAEVRQYKLTRMTETRNTCPYCSVACGVLLYSRGDGAMNAEPSVVHIEGDADHPVNRGTLCPKGAGLVDFIKSPNRLKYPEYRAPGSDKWERISWEDAFSRIAKLMKEDRDANFQTTADDGTVVNRWLTTGMLAASASSNEVGYVTHKVIRSMGVLAFDNQARVUHGPTVAGLAPTFGRGAMTNHWVDIKNADIVLIMGGNAAEAHPCGFKWVTEAKAHNNAKLIVVDPRFTRSASVADFYAPIRTGSDITFLGGVIKYLLDNDKIQHEYVRNYTDMPFIVREDFDFEQGLYSGYNEEKRSYDKSSWDYELGEDGYVKTDPTLQHPRSVYQLLRKHYERYTPEMVERVCGTPKDKFLKVCEMLASTAEPGRAGTILYALGWTQHSIGSQIIRTGAMVQLLLGNIGIAGGGMNALRGHSNIQGLTDLGLMSNLLPGYLTLPNQAEKDFDGYIGARAQQPLRPNQLSYWRNYKKFHVSLMKAWFGDAAQADNNWAYDYLPKLDKLYDMLQVFELMDEGKMTGYICQGFNPLAAAPYKAKLLRAFSKLKYMVIMDPLVTETSEFWRNYGEHNDVDTASIQTEVFRLPTTCFAEEEGALVNSGRWLQWHWKAANPPGEAKSDIEIMSTLFTRIRSLYEKEGGAFPDPILNLSWPYSNPDDPTAAELAKEYSGRALVDLVDPKDPTKITRKAGEQLDGFGELRDDGSTLSGCWIYAGAWTQQGNLMARRDNSDPTGIGQTLNWAWAWPANRRVLYNRASCDLNGKPFDPRRKLIHWDGKRWVGADIPDYKADENPADGMGPFIMNPEGVARFFARKGMAEGPFPEHYEPFESPLSYNPLSPDEPRAITNPAARIFKDDLAAMGTVDKFPYVGTTYRLTEHFHYWTKHVKLNAIVQPEQFVEIGEELAKEVGIVQGDRVKVSSNRGYIKAVAVVTKRIKALNVDGKIVHQVGIPLHWGFVGLARPGFLINALTPPVGDGNSQTPETKAFLVQLEKVKE; this is encoded by the coding sequence ATGGTTAACATGAATCGGCGTCAGTTCTTCAAAGTGACGGGGGCCTCGCTGGCCAGCTCCAGCATGGTCTTGCTGGGCGCTGCGCCCACCCCCGCCATGGCGGAAGTCAGGCAGTACAAACTGACCCGCATGACAGAGACGCGAAATACCTGTCCTTATTGTTCTGTTGCCTGTGGGGTACTGCTGTACTCTCGCGGTGACGGCGCCATGAATGCCGAGCCCAGCGTGGTTCACATCGAAGGCGATGCCGATCACCCCGTCAATCGCGGCACACTCTGTCCCAAAGGCGCTGGCCTGGTGGATTTCATCAAGAGCCCCAACCGACTCAAATATCCGGAATACCGTGCCCCCGGCTCGGACAAGTGGGAACGCATCTCCTGGGAAGACGCTTTCTCGCGTATTGCCAAGCTGATGAAGGAAGACCGCGACGCCAACTTCCAGACCACTGCCGACGATGGCACCGTGGTGAACCGCTGGCTGACCACGGGCATGCTGGCTGCCTCGGCAAGCAGTAACGAAGTGGGTTACGTCACCCATAAAGTCATCCGCAGCATGGGTGTTCTGGCGTTCGATAACCAAGCACGTGTCTGACACGGCCCGACGGTGGCAGGTCTTGCCCCGACGTTTGGCCGTGGAGCGATGACGAACCATTGGGTCGACATCAAGAACGCGGATATTGTGCTGATTATGGGCGGCAACGCAGCCGAGGCGCACCCCTGTGGTTTCAAATGGGTAACCGAGGCCAAAGCACACAACAATGCAAAACTGATCGTCGTGGATCCACGCTTTACGCGTTCGGCATCCGTGGCGGATTTTTACGCGCCTATACGTACTGGTAGCGACATCACCTTCCTGGGTGGCGTCATCAAGTACCTGTTGGATAACGACAAGATCCAGCATGAGTACGTGCGCAACTACACCGATATGCCCTTTATCGTGCGCGAGGACTTTGACTTCGAGCAGGGGCTGTATTCGGGCTACAACGAAGAGAAACGCAGCTACGACAAGTCCTCCTGGGACTACGAGCTGGGCGAGGACGGCTACGTCAAGACCGACCCCACCTTGCAGCACCCCCGCTCGGTCTACCAGTTGCTGCGCAAACACTACGAGCGCTACACGCCCGAGATGGTGGAACGCGTCTGCGGCACGCCCAAGGACAAATTCCTGAAAGTCTGTGAGATGCTGGCCTCGACCGCAGAGCCCGGTCGTGCAGGCACCATTCTGTATGCACTGGGCTGGACGCAACACAGTATTGGTTCGCAGATCATCCGTACCGGCGCCATGGTGCAGTTGCTGCTGGGCAATATTGGTATTGCCGGCGGTGGCATGAACGCGCTGCGCGGGCACTCCAACATTCAGGGCCTGACGGACCTGGGTTTGATGTCCAACCTGCTGCCCGGCTATCTGACCTTGCCCAACCAGGCCGAGAAGGATTTTGACGGCTATATTGGCGCGCGCGCCCAACAGCCACTACGTCCCAATCAGCTCAGCTACTGGCGCAACTACAAGAAGTTCCATGTCAGCCTGATGAAAGCCTGGTTCGGTGATGCCGCCCAGGCCGACAACAACTGGGCCTACGATTACCTGCCCAAGCTAGACAAGCTCTACGACATGCTGCAGGTGTTCGAGCTGATGGACGAAGGCAAGATGACAGGCTATATCTGTCAGGGCTTCAACCCCCTGGCGGCAGCGCCCTACAAGGCCAAGCTGCTGCGTGCGTTCTCCAAGCTCAAGTACATGGTCATCATGGACCCGCTGGTCACGGAAACGTCGGAGTTCTGGCGTAACTACGGCGAGCACAATGATGTCGATACCGCCTCCATCCAGACCGAAGTCTTCCGACTGCCCACCACCTGTTTTGCCGAGGAAGAAGGCGCACTGGTGAACTCGGGTCGTTGGCTGCAATGGCACTGGAAGGCCGCCAACCCACCGGGCGAGGCCAAGAGCGATATTGAAATCATGAGTACGCTGTTCACGCGTATCCGCTCGCTGTACGAGAAAGAAGGCGGCGCCTTCCCTGATCCGATCCTGAACCTGTCCTGGCCCTACTCCAATCCGGACGATCCGACCGCCGCTGAACTGGCCAAGGAGTATTCCGGACGTGCCCTGGTCGATCTGGTCGATCCCAAGGACCCGACCAAGATCACGCGCAAGGCCGGCGAGCAGCTCGATGGTTTTGGCGAACTGCGCGACGACGGCAGCACGCTGAGCGGTTGCTGGATCTATGCCGGCGCCTGGACGCAGCAAGGCAACCTGATGGCTCGCCGCGACAATAGCGACCCGACCGGCATCGGCCAGACGCTGAACTGGGCCTGGGCTTGGCCAGCGAACCGCCGGGTGCTCTACAACCGGGCTTCCTGTGACCTGAACGGCAAACCGTTTGACCCGCGCCGCAAGCTGATTCACTGGGACGGCAAGCGCTGGGTGGGGGCGGATATCCCTGACTACAAGGCCGATGAGAACCCGGCTGACGGCATGGGGCCGTTCATCATGAACCCCGAAGGGGTAGCCCGCTTCTTTGCCCGTAAAGGCATGGCGGAAGGCCCATTCCCCGAGCATTACGAGCCCTTTGAAAGCCCTTTGAGCTACAACCCGCTCAGCCCTGATGAGCCTCGTGCCATCACCAACCCGGCAGCCCGTATCTTCAAGGACGACCTGGCCGCCATGGGTACGGTAGACAAGTTCCCCTATGTGGGTACCACCTACCGCCTGACCGAGCACTTCCACTACTGGACCAAGCACGTCAAGCTCAACGCCATCGTGCAGCCCGAACAGTTTGTGGAAATTGGCGAGGAACTGGCCAAGGAAGTGGGCATTGTGCAGGGCGACCGCGTCAAGGTGTCCTCCAACCGTGGCTACATCAAGGCCGTGGCGGTGGTGACCAAACGCATCAAGGCCCTGAACGTGGATGGCAAGATCGTCCATCAGGTGGGAATCCCGCTGCACTGGGGCTTTGTGGGTCTGGCCCGACCCGGTTTCCTGATCAATGCGCTGACCCCGCCAGTAGGCGATGGCAACTCGCAAACGCCGGAGACCAAGGCCTTCCTGGTTCAACTTGAAAAGGTTAAGGAGTAA
- the fdxH gene encoding formate dehydrogenase subunit beta, whose product MALQSLDIKRLSATTTPSPSVREPVGGEVAKLIDTSKCIGCKACQVACMEWNDTRDEIGHNVGVYDNPADLTDKSWTIMRFAEYENPAGDLEWLIRKDGCMHCEDPGCLKACPSPGAIVQYTNGIVDFHEENCIGCGYCVTGCPFDVPRISEKDKKAYKCTLCSDRVAVGQEPACAKTCPTGAIVFGTKEDMQQHAAERIEDLKSRGFDNAGLYDPAGVGGTHVMYVLHHADKPELYSDLPKDPQISPMVSLWKGVAKPLGVAAMALTALIGFFHYIRTGPNETDEEDERRADEEARKIQEAHHD is encoded by the coding sequence ATGGCCTTGCAATCACTTGATATCAAACGGCTCTCCGCAACCACCACCCCATCGCCCAGCGTACGCGAGCCCGTGGGCGGAGAGGTGGCCAAGCTGATCGACACCAGTAAGTGCATTGGCTGTAAGGCCTGTCAGGTCGCCTGCATGGAATGGAACGATACGCGTGACGAAATCGGCCACAACGTCGGGGTGTATGACAACCCGGCCGACCTTACCGACAAGTCCTGGACCATCATGCGTTTTGCGGAGTATGAGAACCCCGCTGGCGATCTGGAATGGCTGATTCGCAAAGATGGCTGCATGCACTGCGAGGACCCGGGCTGTCTGAAGGCCTGCCCCTCGCCGGGCGCCATCGTGCAGTACACCAACGGCATCGTCGATTTCCACGAGGAAAACTGCATTGGCTGCGGCTATTGCGTAACCGGCTGTCCCTTCGATGTGCCTCGCATTTCGGAAAAGGACAAGAAGGCCTACAAGTGCACCTTGTGTTCGGACCGTGTCGCTGTTGGTCAGGAGCCGGCCTGTGCCAAGACCTGTCCGACTGGCGCAATTGTCTTCGGAACCAAAGAAGACATGCAGCAGCACGCGGCCGAGCGTATCGAAGACCTGAAATCGCGTGGCTTTGACAATGCCGGCCTGTACGATCCGGCCGGCGTGGGCGGCACCCACGTCATGTACGTGCTGCACCACGCCGACAAGCCCGAGCTGTACAGCGATCTGCCCAAAGATCCGCAAATCAGCCCGATGGTCTCGTTGTGGAAGGGCGTGGCCAAGCCCCTGGGGGTCGCGGCCATGGCACTGACCGCCCTGATTGGTTTCTTCCACTACATCCGAACCGGTCCTAACGAGACTGACGAGGAAGACGAGCGCCGCGCCGACGAGGAAGCACGCAAGATCCAGGAGGCCCACCATGACTGA